Proteins from a single region of Flavobacterium sp. K5-23:
- a CDS encoding VF530 family DNA-binding protein, giving the protein MEKQKSKDPLHGITLKTILEQLVEYYGFDTLGEIVKIKCFNENPSIKSSLTFLRKTDWARLKVEELYIDSLSKFIKE; this is encoded by the coding sequence ATGGAAAAGCAAAAATCTAAAGATCCGCTTCACGGGATCACTCTAAAAACAATTTTAGAACAATTAGTCGAATATTATGGCTTTGATACATTAGGGGAAATAGTTAAAATAAAATGTTTTAACGAAAATCCAAGTATAAAATCAAGCTTGACGTTTTTAAGAAAAACCGACTGGGCAAGGTTAAAAGTAGAGGAATTGTATATAGACTCCTTATCTAAATTTATTAAAGAATAA